The Austwickia sp. genome includes a region encoding these proteins:
- the valS gene encoding valine--tRNA ligase, with amino-acid sequence MTTPADPSPAGSAQVPEKPSVDGLEDKWAPVWEAQGTYRFDRARALELPRERVYAIDTPPPTASGSLHVGHVFSYTHTDCLARYQRMTGREVFYPMGWDDNGLPTEKRVQNFYGVRGDASLPYAPDYQPRYHGDMPAKDVKDASKQEAISRRNFIELCDERTVEDEKAFEALWRRLGLSVDWGISYRTIDDRSRAVSQEAFLAHLAAGTAYQSEAPGLWDVTYQTAVAQAELEARDYPGHYHRVAFHTVATDAAASRPIYIETTRPELLPACVALIAHPDDERYQPLFGTTVTSPVFGVELPVVAHPDAEMDKGAGIAMCCTFGDLTDVTWWRELQLPMRSLVTRNGRLAAETPDWLAGSGAQLYAEQVAGKTTYGARTAIVDALRASGDLDGEPTPTQRKTNFYERGDKPLEIVTTRQWYIRNGGRDADLREALIERGRQLAFHPDFMRVRYENWVGGLNGDWLISRQRFFGIPIPLWYRLDDAGEIHYDDPIVPAADTLPIDPSADCPPGYAPDQRGVPGGFVGDPDIMDTWATSSLTPQFTTGWGAQGGDPELFAKIFPMDLRPQGQDIIRTWLFSTVVRAHHLQDSLPWRHAAISGWILDPDRKKMSKSKGNAETPEGMLQQHGSDAVRYWACSARLGTDAAFDTGQMKVGRRLAIKVLNASKFALGFGEPASSHDVLAALVTESLDRAMLAALAAVVDKATRGFEGYDHTRALEDTETFFWTFCDDYIELVKDRAHGGRGEAAAASAQAALRIALDVVLRLLAPFLPYATEEVWSWWRTGSVHRAPWPSVDEPGLASATSGGGDAVLLDAVGTALAGIRRAKSDAKVGMKAVVTSVTLAGPAEALARIQAAEGDLFAAGRVENASYVEGGPLEVRDAELAPPPA; translated from the coding sequence ATGACGACCCCCGCTGATCCCTCCCCCGCCGGCTCCGCCCAGGTGCCCGAGAAGCCGTCCGTCGACGGCCTCGAGGACAAGTGGGCGCCGGTCTGGGAGGCGCAGGGGACCTACCGCTTCGACCGGGCCCGGGCGCTCGAGCTGCCCCGCGAGCGGGTCTATGCGATCGACACCCCGCCGCCCACCGCCAGCGGGTCGCTGCACGTGGGGCACGTGTTCTCCTACACACACACGGACTGCCTGGCGCGCTACCAGCGGATGACCGGTCGCGAGGTGTTCTACCCGATGGGCTGGGACGACAACGGCCTGCCCACCGAGAAGCGGGTGCAGAACTTCTACGGGGTGCGCGGGGACGCGTCCCTGCCCTATGCCCCCGACTACCAGCCGCGTTACCACGGCGACATGCCGGCCAAGGACGTCAAGGACGCCAGCAAGCAGGAGGCCATCTCCCGGCGCAACTTCATCGAGCTGTGCGACGAGCGCACCGTCGAGGACGAGAAGGCGTTCGAGGCGCTGTGGCGGCGGCTCGGCCTGTCCGTCGACTGGGGCATCAGCTACCGCACGATCGATGACCGCAGCCGGGCCGTGTCGCAGGAGGCCTTCCTGGCCCATCTGGCGGCCGGCACGGCGTACCAGTCCGAGGCCCCCGGCCTCTGGGACGTGACGTATCAGACCGCGGTGGCCCAGGCGGAGCTCGAGGCGCGCGACTACCCCGGCCACTACCACCGGGTGGCGTTCCACACGGTGGCCACCGACGCGGCGGCGAGCCGCCCGATCTACATCGAGACGACCCGGCCCGAGCTGCTGCCCGCGTGCGTGGCCCTCATCGCGCACCCGGACGACGAGCGGTATCAGCCGCTCTTCGGCACCACCGTGACGTCGCCGGTGTTCGGGGTGGAGCTGCCGGTGGTCGCCCACCCCGACGCGGAGATGGACAAGGGCGCGGGCATCGCCATGTGCTGTACCTTCGGCGACCTCACCGACGTCACCTGGTGGCGAGAGCTGCAGCTGCCGATGCGCTCGCTGGTCACCCGCAACGGGCGGCTCGCGGCCGAGACCCCGGACTGGCTCGCCGGGTCGGGGGCGCAGCTGTACGCCGAGCAGGTGGCGGGCAAGACGACGTACGGCGCGCGGACCGCGATCGTCGACGCGCTGCGCGCCAGCGGGGACCTCGACGGTGAGCCCACCCCGACCCAGCGGAAGACGAACTTCTACGAGCGCGGCGACAAGCCGCTGGAGATCGTGACGACCCGGCAGTGGTACATCCGCAACGGCGGCCGGGACGCCGACCTGCGGGAGGCGCTGATCGAGCGGGGCCGCCAGCTGGCCTTCCACCCCGACTTCATGCGGGTGCGCTACGAGAACTGGGTGGGCGGGCTCAACGGCGACTGGCTGATCAGCCGGCAACGGTTCTTCGGGATCCCGATCCCGCTGTGGTACCGGCTCGACGACGCCGGCGAGATCCACTACGACGACCCGATCGTGCCCGCCGCCGACACCCTGCCGATCGACCCGTCGGCGGACTGCCCGCCCGGGTACGCCCCTGACCAGCGTGGCGTGCCCGGCGGATTCGTGGGTGACCCGGACATCATGGACACGTGGGCGACCTCGTCGCTGACCCCCCAGTTCACGACCGGTTGGGGGGCCCAGGGCGGCGACCCCGAGCTGTTCGCCAAGATCTTCCCGATGGACCTGCGCCCCCAGGGTCAGGACATCATTCGCACCTGGCTGTTCTCGACCGTGGTGCGCGCCCATCACCTGCAGGACAGCCTGCCGTGGCGGCACGCGGCGATCAGCGGCTGGATCCTCGACCCGGACCGCAAGAAGATGTCCAAGTCGAAGGGCAACGCGGAGACCCCCGAGGGCATGCTGCAGCAGCACGGCTCGGACGCCGTGCGGTATTGGGCCTGCTCGGCCCGGCTGGGCACCGACGCGGCGTTCGACACCGGCCAGATGAAGGTGGGCCGGCGCCTCGCGATCAAGGTGCTCAACGCGAGCAAGTTCGCGCTGGGCTTCGGCGAGCCCGCCAGCTCCCACGATGTGCTGGCCGCCTTGGTGACCGAGTCGCTGGACCGGGCGATGCTGGCGGCGCTCGCGGCGGTCGTCGACAAGGCGACCCGGGGCTTCGAGGGCTATGACCACACCCGCGCCCTGGAGGACACCGAGACGTTCTTCTGGACCTTCTGCGACGACTACATCGAGCTCGTCAAGGACCGCGCGCACGGCGGTCGGGGCGAGGCCGCGGCGGCATCGGCGCAGGCCGCGCTGCGGATCGCGCTCGACGTCGTGCTGCGGCTGCTGGCACCGTTCCTGCCGTACGCGACCGAGGAGGTCTGGTCCTGGTGGCGCACCGGGTCGGTGCACCGCGCGCCCTGGCCCTCGGTGGACGAGCCAGGCCTCGCCTCGGCGACGTCGGGCGGGGGCGACGCGGTCCTGCTCGACGCGGTGGGCACGGCGCTGGCCGGCATCCGCAGGGCCAAGTCCGACGCGAAGGTGGGCATGAAGGCCGTGGTCACCTCGGTGACGCTGGCCGGCCCGGCGGAGGCGTTGGCGCGGATCCAGGCCGCGGAGGGCGACCTGTTCGCCGCGGGTCGGGTGGAGAACGCCTCGTACGTCGAGGGCGGCCCGCTCGAGGTCCGCGACGCCGAACTGGCCCCGCCCCCGGCCTGA
- a CDS encoding FAD-binding protein, which produces MTDLAVALPHAVTDPDVKATYGVDQTFGSTAPATYEVVRATSVADVVEVMRYAAAHDVPIVPQGARTCLTGAASAVPGGIVLNTERLNTIEEIDEIESIAVVGPGVVTGDLRRATAEKNLFYPPDPGSVDSCTIGGNVAMNAGGLCCVKYGVTADYVRGLEVVLPSGEILRTGRRTAKGVTGFDLTGLFVGSEGTLGVVTKVIAKLLPKPETALTALATFDSLTAASEAIVALRLASSRPSLMEFLDQPSIVSIQALADFGFPEGCAAALLVQSDRTGFAAADVAEYARIMEAVGATEIAIADDEQESEMLLAGRRSLNAAQEAVGPHLLEDMCVPVKHLPDLVRTGQAIGADHGLQIMMAGHAGDGNLHPAIFFDPRDPDQTAHAWQAFDELVTAALALGGTLAGEHGVGALKAPWLRREIGDLSYGLQQQVKAVFDPKGLMNPGRVFTDRVPGGPAAG; this is translated from the coding sequence ATGACCGATCTCGCCGTCGCGCTGCCCCACGCCGTCACCGACCCGGACGTCAAGGCCACCTACGGCGTCGACCAGACCTTCGGATCGACGGCGCCCGCGACGTACGAGGTCGTCCGCGCGACGTCGGTCGCCGACGTCGTGGAGGTGATGCGCTACGCGGCCGCGCACGACGTACCGATCGTCCCCCAGGGCGCCCGCACCTGCCTGACCGGCGCGGCGTCCGCCGTCCCCGGCGGCATCGTCCTCAACACCGAGCGCCTGAACACCATCGAGGAGATCGACGAGATCGAGTCGATCGCAGTGGTCGGCCCGGGCGTGGTCACCGGCGACCTGCGCCGCGCCACCGCCGAGAAGAACCTCTTCTACCCGCCGGACCCCGGCTCGGTGGACTCGTGCACCATCGGCGGCAACGTCGCGATGAACGCGGGCGGGCTGTGCTGCGTGAAGTACGGCGTGACGGCCGACTACGTCCGCGGCCTGGAGGTGGTGCTGCCGAGCGGCGAAATCCTGCGCACCGGACGGCGTACCGCCAAGGGCGTCACCGGCTTCGACCTCACCGGCCTGTTCGTCGGGTCCGAGGGCACGCTCGGGGTCGTCACGAAGGTGATCGCCAAGCTGCTGCCCAAGCCGGAGACCGCCCTGACGGCGCTGGCGACCTTCGACTCCCTGACGGCCGCGAGCGAGGCCATCGTCGCGCTCCGCCTGGCCAGCTCCCGCCCCAGCCTGATGGAATTCCTCGACCAGCCCTCGATCGTCTCGATCCAGGCGCTGGCCGACTTCGGCTTCCCCGAGGGCTGCGCCGCGGCGCTCCTGGTTCAGTCCGACCGGACGGGTTTCGCCGCGGCGGACGTCGCGGAGTACGCGCGGATCATGGAGGCCGTCGGCGCCACCGAGATCGCCATCGCCGACGACGAGCAGGAGAGCGAGATGCTGCTCGCCGGTCGGCGCTCGCTGAACGCCGCGCAGGAGGCGGTCGGGCCGCACCTGCTGGAGGACATGTGCGTCCCGGTCAAGCACCTGCCCGACCTCGTCCGCACGGGGCAGGCGATCGGGGCCGACCACGGGCTGCAGATCATGATGGCCGGGCACGCCGGCGACGGAAACCTGCACCCGGCGATCTTCTTCGACCCCCGCGACCCCGACCAGACGGCGCACGCCTGGCAGGCGTTCGACGAGCTAGTCACCGCCGCGCTGGCGCTCGGCGGCACCCTCGCCGGGGAGCACGGCGTGGGCGCGCTCAAGGCTCCGTGGCTGCGCCGCGAGATCGGGGACCTCAGCTACGGGCTCCAGCAGCAGGTCAAGGCGGTCTTCGACCCCAAGGGCCTGATGAACCCCGGCCGCGTCTTCACCGATCGGGTCCCCGGCGGCCCGGCGGCCGGCTAG
- a CDS encoding CAP domain-containing protein: MNLGSLSAALATALPSTVATLALLVVPAAVPPQAASPVAAVVGATAPGVPAMAPGVPAMAPVPALDAAAEAAVAATNAQRAAVGAGPVVWNGCLQPFAQRWATTLAGRGSLAHQDLAPLLSGCSLSSAGENVAMGYSTASAVVTAWMNSPGHRANLLNPTFTQVTIAVAKDASGRTFWVMNLGAGQAAAPPVSTPTPASVTPQPPVRTHRPISREDAPALTPHR, translated from the coding sequence ATGAACCTCGGGTCGCTCAGCGCCGCGCTCGCGACAGCGCTCCCCAGCACGGTGGCAACGCTCGCGCTGCTGGTCGTCCCGGCGGCGGTCCCCCCGCAGGCCGCCTCGCCGGTCGCTGCGGTGGTGGGGGCCACGGCACCCGGCGTACCGGCCATGGCACCCGGCGTACCGGCCATGGCACCCGTCCCCGCCCTCGATGCCGCCGCCGAGGCGGCGGTGGCCGCGACGAACGCGCAGCGGGCCGCCGTCGGCGCCGGCCCCGTGGTCTGGAACGGGTGCTTGCAACCGTTCGCACAGCGCTGGGCCACGACGTTGGCCGGGCGCGGCTCGCTCGCTCACCAGGACCTCGCGCCGCTGCTCAGTGGGTGTTCGCTCAGCTCGGCGGGGGAGAACGTCGCGATGGGGTACAGCACCGCGTCGGCCGTCGTGACCGCCTGGATGAACTCCCCGGGGCACCGGGCCAACCTGCTGAACCCCACGTTCACGCAGGTGACGATCGCGGTGGCCAAAGACGCCTCGGGACGCACGTTCTGGGTGATGAACCTGGGCGCCGGGCAGGCCGCCGCCCCGCCGGTCTCCACGCCGACCCCGGCCTCCGTGACGCCCCAGCCGCCGGTCCGTACCCACCGCCCGATCTCCCGCGAAGACGCCCCCGCGCTGACGCCGCACCGCTGA
- a CDS encoding DoxX family protein, with product MAQQLSLPDARSEVAPGGLARITGAAPVPAVARDVVLLLARVLLGAIMMAHGWQKLATNGLEATGSSFAAMGVPLPEVSAAVAAVIELGAGAAMVLGLLTPIAGVLLAGVLAGAFAFVHADKGLFVAKGGWELVAALGLAALVFAVVGPGRFSADEVWAGRSRG from the coding sequence ATGGCACAACAGCTTTCGTTGCCGGATGCGCGCTCTGAGGTCGCTCCGGGCGGGCTCGCGAGAATCACCGGCGCCGCCCCGGTGCCGGCGGTGGCCCGCGACGTGGTGCTGTTGCTGGCGCGCGTCCTGCTCGGCGCGATCATGATGGCGCACGGCTGGCAGAAGCTCGCCACCAACGGCCTGGAGGCCACGGGTTCCTCGTTCGCCGCGATGGGCGTGCCGCTGCCCGAGGTCTCCGCGGCGGTGGCCGCCGTCATCGAGCTGGGCGCCGGGGCCGCCATGGTGCTTGGGCTGCTGACGCCGATCGCGGGAGTCCTGCTGGCCGGGGTACTGGCCGGCGCCTTCGCCTTCGTCCACGCGGACAAGGGCCTGTTCGTCGCGAAGGGCGGGTGGGAACTCGTCGCCGCGCTCGGATTGGCCGCCCTCGTCTTCGCCGTCGTGGGTCCGGGACGGTTCAGCGCTGACGAGGTGTGGGCCGGCCGTTCGCGCGGGTAG
- a CDS encoding SDR family NAD(P)-dependent oxidoreductase, with product MRCMSHLALVTGASAGIGLEIARNLAARGHDIVGVGSGARVAELATMIDGGTVIPVQADLRTEEGVERVWAAVAELGKPLDVAALNAGRSLGGSFLDTDIEAEKDLIALNITSQVLLAKHVVRAMAAQRHGRILITSSLSALTPTPYESIYGPTRAFMLSFAQGLREEMKEYGVTVTALLPGTTATDFHHTAGMDGTVFGSNEWKNDPALVAALGVEALFAGRDHVIGGDRKTRRAAWLNRVLPDGQGSAVRPGQPADELILPPIALPYSTPADRKRRGRGPRPREASAISPLLQQPARVTGALCVPGNA from the coding sequence ATGCGGTGCATGAGCCATCTCGCCCTCGTCACCGGAGCTTCGGCGGGCATCGGTTTGGAGATTGCCCGCAACCTCGCCGCTCGCGGCCACGACATCGTCGGGGTCGGGTCCGGCGCGCGTGTCGCGGAGCTCGCGACCATGATCGATGGCGGCACGGTCATCCCCGTCCAAGCCGATCTGCGCACTGAGGAGGGCGTCGAGCGCGTCTGGGCCGCAGTAGCGGAGCTGGGGAAGCCGCTCGACGTGGCCGCGCTCAACGCCGGCCGCAGCCTGGGCGGGTCCTTCCTCGACACCGACATCGAGGCGGAGAAGGACCTGATCGCGCTGAACATCACCTCTCAGGTGCTGCTCGCCAAGCACGTCGTCCGCGCCATGGCGGCGCAGCGCCACGGTCGAATCCTGATCACCTCGTCGCTGTCGGCGCTCACCCCCACGCCGTACGAGTCCATCTACGGTCCGACCAGGGCGTTCATGCTCAGCTTCGCGCAGGGGCTAAGGGAGGAGATGAAGGAGTACGGCGTGACAGTGACCGCGCTCCTGCCCGGCACCACCGCGACGGACTTCCACCACACGGCCGGCATGGATGGGACGGTTTTCGGCTCCAATGAGTGGAAGAACGACCCGGCGCTGGTGGCCGCGCTCGGGGTGGAGGCCCTGTTCGCGGGCCGCGACCACGTCATCGGCGGGGACCGCAAGACGCGACGCGCCGCCTGGCTCAATCGGGTCTTGCCCGACGGTCAAGGCTCGGCGGTTCGCCCGGGCCAGCCGGCCGACGAGCTGATCCTCCCCCCTATTGCGCTTCCCTATTCGACACCAGCCGACCGGAAGCGGCGCGGCAGAGGTCCGCGGCCTCGTGAGGCCTCCGCCATCTCGCCGTTGCTGCAGCAGCCTGCTCGAGTGACTGGGGCGTTATGCGTGCCCGGGAACGCATAA
- a CDS encoding ABC transporter permease, which produces MTVRELCQRGWALAMVVLLPLFLLRLGPVRYRVSFLVVGAGWAVATLALFSYVAARPVERRLRVAGARPVSLHLGRQIALSVLGLGVATVAWVGAWLARADRPDMVALALVAAVLVGVPLGGLVAQVVTREMDGTLVMIALLAITLTSQSEWTHILPFWSAQEFLGSAAAFGTEPKVGDGLRHAGVTLAVLSIAAWWAHRTRLARSSGPTLRT; this is translated from the coding sequence GTGACTGTGCGCGAGCTGTGTCAGCGCGGTTGGGCCCTGGCCATGGTCGTGCTGCTGCCGCTGTTCTTGCTGCGGTTGGGACCCGTGCGGTATCGGGTGTCCTTCCTCGTCGTCGGTGCTGGCTGGGCCGTGGCCACGCTTGCCCTCTTCAGCTATGTCGCGGCCCGCCCGGTGGAGCGGCGACTACGGGTCGCCGGGGCGCGACCGGTGTCGCTGCACCTCGGGCGGCAGATCGCCCTGTCCGTCCTCGGCCTCGGCGTCGCGACCGTGGCGTGGGTCGGTGCCTGGCTGGCCCGTGCGGACCGGCCCGACATGGTGGCGCTCGCGTTGGTCGCCGCCGTACTGGTGGGTGTCCCGTTGGGCGGCCTCGTGGCGCAGGTCGTGACGCGCGAGATGGACGGGACCCTCGTGATGATCGCCCTGCTTGCGATCACCCTGACGTCCCAATCGGAGTGGACCCACATCCTGCCGTTCTGGTCGGCGCAGGAGTTCCTCGGATCGGCCGCGGCGTTCGGGACCGAGCCGAAGGTCGGCGACGGGCTGCGCCATGCCGGCGTCACGCTCGCGGTGTTGTCCATCGCCGCCTGGTGGGCTCACCGGACGCGCCTGGCCCGTTCGTCAGGGCCCACCTTGCGCACCTGA
- a CDS encoding ABC transporter ATP-binding protein codes for MTSPVLDWRANLERDLHAAGLPRRVAVQLSNDAQAEADDAGRDPADLYGPASAYAAALARSVRATEPARTAGLNRPSPDLTGPVVLRVTEVSKRYGRRLVLSPVSFTLRAGQIAAIVGANGSGKSTLLDICAGATRASTGRVARTARLGYVPQHGGLAPLLTVGEHLRLFAAARGMPAAQAVPTGERLAAQLGWRPEPKARVGTLSGGTQQKLNVVLGELDRPDLILLDEPYQGFDQESYLDFWEQVFAWRDAGAGVVVVTHLLSSLREVDRVIELRVPGP; via the coding sequence ATGACCTCTCCCGTGCTGGATTGGCGCGCCAACCTCGAACGTGACCTGCACGCCGCCGGCCTCCCCCGCCGCGTCGCCGTACAGCTCTCAAACGACGCCCAGGCGGAGGCCGACGACGCGGGCCGCGACCCGGCGGACCTCTACGGGCCGGCCAGCGCGTACGCCGCGGCCCTGGCCCGCTCCGTCCGAGCCACCGAACCTGCCCGCACCGCCGGACTGAACCGTCCGTCCCCCGACCTCACCGGCCCCGTTGTCCTGCGCGTGACCGAGGTCAGCAAGCGCTACGGCCGCCGCCTGGTGCTCTCGCCCGTCAGCTTCACGCTGCGCGCCGGGCAGATCGCCGCGATCGTCGGCGCCAACGGCTCGGGCAAGTCGACCCTGCTCGACATCTGTGCCGGCGCCACCCGCGCGAGCACCGGGCGCGTGGCGCGGACGGCGCGCCTCGGGTACGTGCCCCAGCACGGCGGCCTCGCTCCCCTGCTCACGGTCGGTGAGCACCTGCGCCTGTTCGCCGCCGCGCGCGGGATGCCGGCCGCCCAGGCGGTCCCCACCGGCGAGCGGCTCGCCGCTCAGCTCGGCTGGCGGCCGGAGCCGAAGGCGCGCGTCGGGACCCTCTCGGGCGGCACCCAACAGAAACTCAATGTCGTCCTCGGCGAGCTCGACCGCCCCGACCTCATCCTCCTCGACGAGCCCTACCAGGGCTTCGACCAGGAGTCCTATCTCGACTTCTGGGAGCAGGTCTTCGCCTGGCGCGACGCGGGCGCGGGGGTGGTGGTCGTGACGCACCTGCTGTCGAGCCTGCGCGAGGTCGACCGCGTCATCGAGCTGCGCGTCCCGGGGCCGTGA
- a CDS encoding helix-turn-helix transcriptional regulator: MPDARQNWFYGFLDLCLLALLRGGPDYGLSLTQRLVAAGVDEVPGGTLYPALLRLERQGLLASDSVASTSGPRRKYYELTPAGLRQLEQLVTQWHGFRATLDGVTRAAHPAEAGPTDSLTAVRRPERDR, encoded by the coding sequence ATGCCCGACGCTCGACAGAACTGGTTCTACGGCTTCCTCGACCTGTGCCTCCTAGCCCTGCTCCGCGGCGGCCCTGACTACGGGCTTTCGCTCACCCAGCGGCTCGTCGCCGCCGGCGTCGACGAGGTCCCGGGCGGCACGCTCTATCCCGCGTTGCTTCGCCTCGAACGCCAAGGGCTGCTCGCCAGCGATTCGGTCGCGTCCACGAGCGGGCCGCGTCGCAAGTACTACGAGCTCACCCCCGCCGGACTCCGTCAGCTCGAGCAGCTCGTCACCCAATGGCACGGCTTCCGAGCCACCCTCGACGGAGTCACGCGCGCCGCCCACCCGGCCGAAGCCGGGCCCACCGACTCACTCACCGCCGTTCGCCGTCCGGAGCGCGACCGATGA
- a CDS encoding DUF559 domain-containing protein, which yields MADLSALPLRSGGVFTSADGRAVGLSTKALLRLAARGEVTRLCHGWWMPGRPADGKDRHRRLCAALQSQYEGRAWVSHTSALALAQLPVQQAALTTAHLTRWTDQQTRRATTYRMHASVGDHLDPSARLATAIVQSALLSGPLQGLYAADAALRRRTVTPGDIAEALDRLRGRRGMAQVREFFRYADARHESPGETCTAVVLRALGYAVTPQVELRRDGTAYWVDFLLDGTRVVIEFDGRVKYTDPEVLFAEKRREDEIRSWGYVVVRLTWDLLHEPARVRQRIEDARALCR from the coding sequence ATGGCCGATCTCTCTGCCCTGCCGCTGCGGTCAGGCGGCGTCTTCACCAGCGCCGATGGTCGGGCCGTGGGGCTGTCCACCAAAGCCCTCCTGCGGTTGGCAGCCCGGGGTGAGGTCACGCGGTTGTGTCACGGGTGGTGGATGCCGGGCCGACCGGCGGACGGCAAGGACCGGCATCGTCGACTGTGCGCAGCACTGCAATCCCAGTACGAGGGTCGGGCCTGGGTCAGCCACACCTCCGCCCTGGCGTTGGCGCAGCTGCCCGTCCAGCAGGCCGCGCTCACCACCGCGCACCTGACCAGGTGGACGGACCAGCAGACCCGGCGCGCCACGACGTACCGGATGCACGCCAGCGTCGGCGACCACCTCGACCCGTCCGCGCGGCTGGCCACGGCCATCGTGCAGAGCGCCCTCCTGAGCGGGCCGCTGCAGGGCCTCTACGCCGCCGATGCGGCCCTGCGGCGGCGGACCGTCACGCCGGGCGACATCGCGGAGGCGCTGGACCGGCTTCGGGGTCGCCGCGGGATGGCGCAGGTTCGAGAGTTCTTCAGGTACGCCGACGCCCGCCACGAGTCACCCGGGGAGACGTGCACCGCGGTGGTGCTGCGGGCGCTGGGGTACGCCGTGACGCCACAGGTGGAACTGCGCCGCGACGGTACGGCGTACTGGGTGGATTTCCTGCTCGACGGCACGCGGGTGGTCATCGAGTTCGACGGGCGGGTGAAGTACACCGACCCCGAGGTGCTCTTCGCGGAGAAGCGGCGTGAGGACGAGATCCGCAGCTGGGGGTACGTCGTGGTGCGACTCACCTGGGACCTGCTCCATGAGCCGGCACGCGTGCGGCAACGCATCGAGGACGCCCGTGCCCTGTGCCGCTAG